In one window of Arcobacter sp. F155 DNA:
- a CDS encoding inorganic phosphate transporter — MDIKTIDKFDKAREKTLPGFAKISLALLFMAMVFLWSYTSHGNVPNNTFLIIGAVFGAYMAMNIGANDVANNVGPAVGSKALTLTAAIIIAVIFEAMGAFIAGGDVVKTIKKGIIDPALISDPQIFIWAMTAALLSAALWLNFATSIGAPVSTTHSIVGGVMGAGIAAAGFAIVSWDTMGKIAASWVISPVLGGLIAAGFLYIIKTRIVFKKDMIAAAKIVVPYLVAFMTWAFSTYLILKGIKKLIKLDFFTAAGIALIIAVAVYYFVRPLITKAAEKLSNDRDSVNSLFTIPLIFAAALLSFAHGANDVANAIGPLAAINDAIISHGINSKVGIPFWVMAVGALGIAVGLALFGPKLIKTVGSEITELDQMRAFSIAMAAAVTVIIASQLGLPVSSTHIAVGGVFGVGFLREYLDSSESKFIADTRKRFKKDKKILDGYQEELDTLENLDKKSKADYVRIAELYKLIDEKVDQVKQEKRDFKQAKRVKYVKRDAVKKIVAAWVITVPAAACLSAAIFFMIKGIMN, encoded by the coding sequence TTGGATATTAAAACAATTGATAAGTTCGACAAAGCTAGGGAAAAAACACTTCCAGGGTTTGCTAAGATATCTTTAGCACTATTATTTATGGCTATGGTTTTCTTGTGGTCATATACATCTCATGGAAATGTTCCTAATAATACGTTCTTAATTATTGGTGCAGTTTTTGGTGCATATATGGCTATGAACATTGGAGCAAATGATGTTGCAAACAATGTTGGTCCTGCTGTTGGTTCTAAAGCACTGACTTTGACTGCTGCAATTATAATTGCAGTAATATTTGAAGCAATGGGTGCATTTATTGCTGGTGGAGATGTTGTTAAAACAATCAAAAAAGGTATTATTGACCCTGCACTTATCTCTGACCCACAGATTTTTATTTGGGCTATGACTGCTGCTTTATTATCTGCTGCATTATGGCTTAACTTTGCTACATCAATTGGAGCACCTGTTTCAACAACTCACTCTATTGTTGGTGGAGTTATGGGAGCTGGTATTGCCGCAGCTGGATTTGCAATTGTTTCATGGGATACTATGGGTAAAATTGCAGCTTCTTGGGTAATATCTCCAGTTTTAGGTGGACTAATTGCAGCTGGTTTCCTTTATATAATAAAAACAAGAATAGTCTTTAAAAAGGATATGATAGCAGCAGCAAAAATTGTTGTTCCTTATTTAGTAGCATTTATGACTTGGGCATTCTCTACATACCTAATTTTAAAAGGTATTAAAAAACTAATTAAATTAGATTTCTTTACAGCTGCTGGAATTGCGCTTATAATTGCAGTTGCAGTTTACTATTTTGTAAGACCACTAATTACTAAAGCAGCTGAAAAACTTAGCAATGACAGAGATTCAGTAAACTCTTTATTTACTATTCCATTAATTTTTGCAGCAGCCCTACTTTCTTTTGCCCATGGAGCAAATGATGTTGCAAATGCTATTGGACCATTAGCAGCTATTAATGATGCTATTATAAGTCATGGAATTAACTCTAAAGTTGGTATTCCATTCTGGGTTATGGCAGTTGGTGCTCTTGGTATTGCAGTAGGTCTTGCACTATTTGGACCAAAGCTTATTAAGACAGTTGGTTCAGAGATTACTGAGCTTGACCAAATGAGAGCATTCTCTATTGCTATGGCTGCTGCTGTTACTGTAATTATTGCTTCTCAATTAGGACTTCCTGTCTCTTCAACTCATATTGCAGTTGGTGGGGTATTTGGTGTTGGTTTCCTAAGAGAGTACCTTGATTCATCAGAGAGCAAATTTATTGCAGACACTAGAAAAAGATTTAAAAAAGATAAAAAGATTTTAGATGGGTACCAAGAAGAGTTAGATACGTTAGAGAACCTAGATAAAAAGAGTAAAGCTGACTATGTAAGAATTGCTGAACTTTATAAATTAATTGATGAAAAAGTTGACCAAGTAAAACAAGAAAAAAGAGATTTCAAACAAGCTAAGAGAGTAAAATATGTAAAAAGAGATGCGGTTAAGAAAATTGTAGCTGCATGGGTTATTACTGTTCCTGCTGCTGCTTGTTTATCTGCTGCTATCTTCTTCATGATTAAAGGTATCATGAACTAA
- a CDS encoding AEC family transporter: MSVATIYILIVIGFVFKRSFKDQVNEKSFVLLNLYFLQPILIFWGLTRAPINDEFIISPLIYAVAVFITLFFAFFYSKKIFKDYQDRSIFLASSLVGNTGNLGIPLGIALFGEASVPYTSILNIANMFYIYIFSVYFFAGEKFKFTDALKEIFKIPAIHAAILAILFNYYGFSLNANFEKVFTMGAYAAIVMQLVVFGIFMSQVKVKSANWNLSINITLFKHIILPIIGLFVIVYFKIDPFVGAIIFLELIVPLAVNNVNLSALYNCKPIDTTFAVIISTLSFIGFMAVYIIIIDKFFGV; encoded by the coding sequence ATTTCCGTTGCTACAATCTATATTCTTATTGTTATTGGTTTTGTTTTTAAACGTAGTTTTAAAGATCAAGTAAACGAAAAGAGTTTTGTACTTCTAAACCTATATTTCTTACAACCTATACTTATTTTTTGGGGATTAACAAGAGCTCCTATAAATGATGAATTTATAATTTCACCTTTAATTTATGCAGTTGCTGTATTTATCACACTATTTTTTGCTTTCTTTTATTCAAAGAAAATCTTTAAAGACTATCAAGACCGTTCTATCTTTTTAGCTTCATCTCTTGTTGGAAATACAGGGAACTTAGGTATTCCACTGGGAATTGCTCTTTTTGGTGAAGCTTCAGTTCCATATACTTCTATTTTAAATATTGCAAATATGTTTTATATCTATATCTTTTCAGTTTACTTCTTTGCAGGTGAGAAGTTTAAATTCACTGATGCTTTAAAAGAGATATTTAAAATACCAGCTATTCATGCAGCTATTTTAGCTATTTTATTTAATTACTATGGTTTCTCTTTAAATGCAAACTTTGAAAAAGTATTTACAATGGGAGCGTACGCAGCAATAGTTATGCAACTTGTTGTATTTGGTATCTTTATGTCACAAGTAAAAGTAAAAAGTGCTAACTGGAATTTATCTATAAATATCACTTTGTTTAAACATATTATCTTACCTATCATTGGTCTATTTGTGATTGTTTATTTTAAAATTGACCCTTTTGTTGGTGCAATTATCTTTTTAGAATTAATCGTCCCCCTTGCAGTTAATAATGTAAATCTATCAGCTTTATACAACTGTAAACCTATAGATACAACTTTTGCAGTAATTATTAGTACCTTAAGTTTTATTGGTTTTATGGCTGTTTATATTATCATTATTGATAAGTTTTTTGGAGTATAA
- the asnB gene encoding asparagine synthase (glutamine-hydrolyzing): MCGILGANFLSNNFKEALENLNNRGPDYNSSLKIKDKEFGHTRLAIIDLDNEANQPMVFDDILIVFNGEIYNYQELIQEEALECKTSSDTEVLIRLYQKYEEDFLNKINGMFSFCLYDMKKEKYFCARDRYGKKPFFYYHKDNKFIFSSSINSIIKLLGSTPKLNKVALSQYVQYFVPIAPNTFYQDINSLEAATYFTLQNNDLKKKRYYKINTYKAVKDESEALEKIEETLIKSIEARLVSDVEVGSLLSGGVDSSLVSALYSKITNKQINTFSVGYSEYKNYCELDYADITAKHINSNHTRLEIGKDDFINYFEDTLTALEQPHADSAAVPLNILTNKIHQTGIKTVLSGEGSDELFLGYDNYAKFLGYYDFAKTLDNGQNEFLNSIISALQNNTKESEYLRRVVKKQNIYNSFGEIYSDIQKRKLFKKVPTFKTENPKKDPVDWMSYIDLKIWLGEALLSKVDRISMRNSLEVRTPFLDYRLVNLAFNIDSKLKVGDTNKYLLKKIALKYIPEQIVNRTKKGFNSPFNEWIHQEYKDSILQTILDVNKETNLFNEEYLKHIYTLSSQRKFKQHLWTIYIFSKWFKKIYL, from the coding sequence ATGTGTGGTATTTTAGGAGCTAACTTTTTATCAAACAATTTTAAAGAGGCTTTAGAAAATTTAAACAATAGAGGTCCTGATTATAACTCTTCACTAAAAATAAAAGACAAAGAATTTGGTCACACAAGATTAGCAATTATTGATTTAGACAATGAAGCAAATCAACCAATGGTTTTTGATGATATTCTAATTGTTTTTAATGGAGAAATCTATAACTATCAAGAACTAATACAAGAAGAGGCTTTAGAGTGTAAAACCTCATCGGATACAGAAGTTCTAATAAGACTTTATCAAAAGTACGAAGAAGACTTTTTAAACAAGATAAATGGTATGTTCTCTTTTTGCCTTTATGATATGAAAAAAGAGAAATACTTTTGTGCAAGGGATAGATATGGGAAGAAACCATTTTTCTACTACCACAAAGACAATAAGTTTATCTTCTCTTCTTCTATAAACTCTATTATAAAGCTACTAGGAAGTACTCCAAAGCTAAATAAAGTAGCCCTTAGCCAATATGTTCAATATTTTGTACCAATCGCTCCTAATACTTTCTATCAAGATATAAACTCTCTTGAAGCAGCAACGTACTTTACTTTACAAAACAATGATTTAAAAAAGAAAAGATACTATAAAATCAATACCTACAAAGCTGTAAAAGATGAAAGTGAAGCCCTAGAAAAGATAGAAGAGACTTTAATCAAAAGTATTGAAGCAAGGCTTGTTTCAGATGTAGAAGTTGGAAGTTTACTTAGTGGTGGAGTTGATAGCTCACTTGTATCTGCTTTATACTCTAAGATTACAAACAAACAAATCAATACTTTCTCAGTAGGATATAGTGAATATAAAAACTATTGTGAACTAGATTATGCAGATATTACAGCAAAACATATAAACTCAAACCACACAAGACTTGAAATAGGAAAAGATGATTTTATAAACTACTTTGAAGATACTTTAACTGCACTTGAACAACCCCATGCAGATAGTGCAGCAGTTCCACTTAATATACTTACTAATAAAATTCATCAAACAGGAATAAAAACTGTTTTAAGTGGAGAAGGAAGTGATGAGCTGTTTTTAGGATATGACAACTATGCAAAGTTTTTAGGTTATTATGATTTTGCAAAGACATTAGACAATGGGCAAAATGAGTTTTTAAACTCTATTATTAGTGCCTTACAAAACAATACAAAAGAGAGTGAATACTTAAGAAGAGTAGTTAAAAAACAAAATATCTATAACTCTTTTGGTGAAATATATTCAGATATCCAAAAAAGAAAACTATTTAAAAAAGTACCTACTTTTAAAACAGAAAATCCTAAAAAAGACCCCGTTGATTGGATGAGTTATATTGATTTAAAAATATGGCTAGGAGAAGCTCTTCTAAGTAAGGTTGACCGTATCTCTATGCGAAACTCGTTAGAGGTTAGAACTCCATTTTTAGACTATAGACTAGTAAATCTTGCTTTTAACATTGATTCAAAGCTAAAAGTTGGGGATACAAACAAGTATCTTCTAAAAAAGATTGCTTTAAAATATATTCCAGAACAAATAGTAAATCGTACAAAAAAAGGTTTTAACTCGCCATTTAATGAATGGATTCACCAAGAGTATAAAGACTCTATTTTACAAACTATTCTAGATGTAAATAAAGAAACAAACCTTTTTAACGAAGAGTATTTGAAACATATCTATACTCTTTCTTCACAAAGAAAGTTCAAACAACATCTATGGACTATCTATATCTTTTCTAAATGGTTTAAAAAAATATATCTATAG
- a CDS encoding adenylate/guanylate cyclase domain-containing protein — protein MGILSIKNKITELKNRLYILLKNGGIKLKLIGFTIAIIITTVVILSSIIIKLMTDSIEKKSFDVVNSSITHIANFSRQALLERTYENKLNLSELVKKIEQSKIDGFLDISIYQRQKIENTNKFTYLTGFKKNKEAIYLSDEELHKQLTSANSESILKKDILINNNTKAYQFTRPILYTFKEQTILLGAVVLKYDKEAIYGIINKVINISILTALIFIFIATMIVYFFGLKFTRPILEITAAANKVSKGDLNLELNINTADEIGVLSEQFNTMINGLRERNHMQKFVSGSTISMIQEDTKQELLLGGEYRTQTFLFSDIRGFTQMSEEKTPSEVVEIVNFYLNLQAEIIKKNNGDIDKFIGDEVMASFTGDNSLEDAINAAIEIQNSISKQNIYRKEQKHTICNVGIGINKGEAIVGNVGAHERMDFTSMGSAVNLAARLCSHAKANEILVENTLIEKLDNKYKTNPIEPLKVKGFSQAIKVSSIVFKENMP, from the coding sequence GTGGGGATTTTAAGTATTAAAAATAAAATAACTGAATTAAAAAATAGATTATACATATTATTAAAAAATGGTGGAATAAAACTTAAGCTTATTGGGTTTACTATTGCTATTATTATTACTACTGTAGTTATTCTAAGTTCTATTATTATTAAGCTTATGACAGACTCTATTGAGAAAAAGTCTTTTGATGTAGTAAATAGTTCGATTACTCATATTGCTAACTTTTCTAGACAAGCCTTATTAGAAAGAACATATGAGAACAAACTTAATCTAAGTGAGCTTGTTAAAAAGATTGAACAATCTAAAATAGATGGTTTTTTAGATATATCTATATATCAACGACAAAAGATTGAAAACACTAATAAATTTACATATCTAACTGGTTTTAAAAAAAATAAAGAAGCTATCTACTTAAGTGATGAAGAGTTACATAAACAGTTAACTAGTGCAAACTCTGAATCAATACTAAAAAAAGATATTTTAATAAACAACAATACAAAAGCCTATCAATTTACAAGACCTATTCTTTATACTTTTAAAGAGCAAACTATTCTTTTAGGAGCAGTAGTCCTAAAATATGATAAAGAGGCTATCTATGGAATTATAAATAAAGTAATAAATATCTCTATCTTGACTGCTCTTATTTTTATCTTTATTGCAACAATGATTGTATATTTCTTTGGATTGAAATTTACTCGTCCTATATTAGAAATAACAGCTGCTGCAAACAAAGTCTCAAAAGGAGACTTAAATCTTGAACTAAATATTAATACAGCAGATGAGATTGGTGTTTTATCTGAGCAGTTTAATACTATGATAAATGGATTAAGAGAACGTAATCATATGCAGAAGTTTGTTTCTGGTTCTACAATAAGCATGATTCAAGAGGATACAAAACAAGAGCTTCTATTAGGAGGTGAGTATCGTACGCAAACTTTCCTTTTCTCTGATATTAGAGGTTTTACTCAAATGAGTGAAGAAAAGACTCCAAGCGAAGTTGTAGAGATAGTTAACTTCTATCTAAATTTACAAGCTGAGATTATAAAGAAAAACAATGGAGATATAGACAAATTCATTGGAGATGAAGTTATGGCTTCTTTTACAGGAGATAATAGTCTAGAAGATGCTATAAATGCTGCAATTGAGATTCAAAATAGTATCTCTAAACAAAATATATATAGAAAAGAACAAAAGCATACAATATGCAATGTAGGAATTGGAATAAACAAAGGTGAAGCTATCGTTGGAAATGTAGGAGCACACGAACGTATGGACTTTACATCAATGGGTTCAGCAGTTAATCTTGCAGCTAGACTTTGTTCCCATGCAAAAGCAAATGAAATCTTAGTAGAAAATACTCTTATTGAAAAACTAGATAATAAATATAAAACTAATCCAATAGAGCCTTTAAAAGTAAAAGGGTTTTCTCAAGCTATTAAAGTAAGCTCAATTGTCTTCAAGGAAAATATGCCATGA
- a CDS encoding M48 family metallopeptidase has protein sequence MKRIMPFLITLLIPFLFTACSLVSVNSLSAEKKFEIYHSVVNEIESYKKEGDIHLKNKYYHKAILAYEKVNFYEAKEVYSKEYINNLKNRASYNAKYFLKKAHANAKKNKIKSLYYINITMRNNPTLKEAIKLKETLLEDAKVKSFINKKEQKVQNLLNKNKMTVYHTRSLNNSVKKLVKYDDFNPIAMKAKSIIKNSYKGLVKNSISLYNKKNYSQAKKEFNLLSSIYQEDKTINNYLHYIKQKELIEEAKSYLANKNYNKASKVAKEVLKINQNNQEAKEIISASKVAKCDMTGTLEAKGINLYIKQNFDEAKITFEKIIACHPENRRAHAYLKKINQQLNTIKKLR, from the coding sequence ATGAAAAGAATAATGCCATTTTTAATCACACTTCTTATACCTTTTTTATTTACAGCTTGTTCACTTGTTTCAGTGAATTCTCTTTCTGCTGAAAAAAAGTTTGAAATATATCATAGTGTTGTTAATGAAATAGAGAGTTATAAAAAAGAAGGTGATATTCACTTAAAAAACAAATATTACCACAAGGCTATTCTTGCATATGAAAAAGTTAATTTCTATGAAGCAAAAGAGGTTTACTCTAAAGAATATATAAACAATTTAAAAAATAGAGCCTCATATAATGCTAAGTACTTTTTGAAAAAAGCTCATGCAAATGCTAAAAAAAATAAAATAAAATCCTTATACTATATAAATATAACAATGCGTAATAACCCTACTTTAAAAGAAGCTATTAAATTAAAAGAGACCCTTCTTGAAGATGCAAAGGTAAAAAGCTTTATAAATAAAAAAGAACAAAAAGTTCAAAATCTACTAAATAAAAACAAAATGACGGTTTATCACACTCGCTCTTTAAATAATAGTGTAAAGAAACTAGTTAAATATGATGACTTCAATCCTATAGCAATGAAAGCAAAAAGTATAATAAAAAACTCTTATAAAGGACTAGTTAAAAATAGTATCTCTCTTTATAATAAAAAGAACTATTCTCAAGCAAAAAAAGAGTTCAATTTATTAAGCTCTATTTACCAAGAAGATAAAACAATCAATAATTATCTGCACTATATTAAACAAAAAGAGTTAATAGAAGAAGCGAAATCATATTTAGCAAATAAAAACTATAATAAAGCATCAAAAGTTGCAAAAGAAGTTTTAAAGATTAATCAAAACAACCAAGAAGCAAAAGAGATAATAAGTGCTTCTAAAGTTGCGAAGTGCGATATGACAGGAACCCTTGAAGCAAAAGGAATTAATCTTTATATAAAACAAAACTTTGATGAGGCCAAGATAACTTTTGAGAAGATAATTGCTTGCCATCCAGAAAATAGAAGAGCCCATGCTTATCTTAAAAAAATAAACCAACAACTAAATACAATCAAAAAGTTACGATAA
- a CDS encoding TRAP transporter substrate-binding protein: MKKLTLLFVSLAVLFTGCNDTKKQGTKKEEKQKVRSYTLTMATTWGPTLSPLIDSARNMAKYAETMSNGRLKIRVDASNKHKSPLGILDMVKGGQYDMGHSASYYWKGKDIAALPFTSMPFGMTAPEQYAWFYEGGGLELMQKVYSKHGLLSFPGGSTGVQMGGWFKEEIKSLEDLQGLRMRIPGFAGEIMAKLGVQVTNIAPGELYTALDRNTIDALEWVGPSMDIGMGFHRIASYYYTGWHEPASEMQFLINKKTFDKLPKDLQEILVLTIRTAAYDMYIQNYDMNAKAWKKMKAEHPNIQVKTFPKEIMDEMKKANAELRAELGAKSPELKEILDHQDAYMKDVREWTEMSDYLYIKNNL; the protein is encoded by the coding sequence ATGAAAAAACTTACACTTCTTTTTGTCTCATTAGCTGTTCTTTTTACAGGTTGTAATGATACAAAGAAACAAGGAACAAAGAAAGAGGAGAAGCAAAAAGTAAGAAGCTATACTCTTACTATGGCTACAACATGGGGACCTACACTATCACCATTAATTGATTCAGCACGTAATATGGCAAAATATGCTGAAACTATGTCAAATGGAAGATTAAAAATTAGAGTTGATGCTTCTAATAAACATAAGTCACCACTTGGTATTTTAGATATGGTAAAAGGTGGTCAGTACGATATGGGTCACTCTGCTTCATATTACTGGAAAGGTAAAGATATTGCAGCACTTCCTTTTACTTCTATGCCTTTTGGTATGACTGCACCTGAGCAGTATGCATGGTTTTATGAAGGTGGTGGTTTAGAGCTTATGCAAAAAGTTTACTCAAAACATGGACTACTTTCATTTCCAGGGGGAAGTACTGGAGTTCAAATGGGTGGATGGTTTAAAGAAGAGATTAAATCTTTAGAAGACTTACAAGGTCTTAGGATGAGAATTCCTGGTTTTGCTGGTGAGATTATGGCTAAACTTGGTGTTCAAGTTACAAATATTGCTCCAGGAGAGCTTTATACTGCTTTAGATAGAAATACTATTGATGCTTTAGAATGGGTTGGTCCATCTATGGATATAGGAATGGGATTCCATAGAATTGCTTCATACTACTATACAGGTTGGCATGAACCAGCTTCAGAAATGCAGTTTTTAATCAATAAAAAGACTTTTGATAAGTTACCAAAAGATTTACAAGAAATTTTAGTACTTACAATTAGAACAGCGGCATATGATATGTATATCCAAAACTATGATATGAATGCAAAAGCTTGGAAAAAGATGAAAGCAGAACATCCAAATATTCAAGTAAAAACATTCCCTAAAGAGATTATGGATGAGATGAAAAAAGCAAATGCTGAACTAAGAGCAGAACTAGGAGCAAAATCTCCTGAGTTAAAAGAGATTTTAGACCACCAAGATGCTTATATGAAAGATGTAAGAGAGTGGACTGAGATGTCTGATTATTTATATATTAAAAATAATCTATAA
- a CDS encoding succinate dehydrogenase/fumarate reductase iron-sulfur subunit: protein MKIKVSRFNQEKTLIEEFEVKENKTLLENLVEIKQDKDSTLTFKHGCRSGVCGCCSVRVNGQERLACKTKLKENDLVEPLKNYEVLKDLVVDTSKEEELLTKTNSFLHKKEDVSISIKDEKQIERQSNCILCQSCYSSCPIYEVNENFLGPYALTRALRYVDDKKEGDKLAILASIQEDGIWDCTLCGNCTFVCPQAIDPKMDITNLRMKSAQSGFEDKSMQNYNSFNSGFDPMGGFNPNGF from the coding sequence ATGAAAATAAAAGTAAGTAGATTTAATCAAGAGAAAACTCTTATTGAAGAGTTTGAAGTGAAAGAGAATAAAACACTTTTAGAAAATCTTGTTGAAATAAAACAAGATAAAGACTCTACTTTAACTTTTAAACATGGTTGTAGAAGTGGAGTTTGTGGCTGTTGTTCTGTAAGAGTAAATGGTCAAGAAAGATTAGCCTGTAAAACAAAATTAAAAGAGAATGATTTAGTTGAACCACTTAAAAACTACGAAGTCTTAAAGGATTTAGTAGTTGATACTTCAAAGGAAGAAGAGCTTTTAACTAAAACAAATAGCTTCTTACATAAAAAAGAAGATGTAAGCATTTCAATAAAAGATGAAAAGCAAATAGAGAGACAAAGTAACTGTATTTTATGTCAAAGTTGTTATAGCTCATGTCCTATTTATGAAGTAAATGAAAACTTCTTAGGACCATACGCTTTAACAAGAGCTTTAAGATACGTAGATGATAAAAAAGAGGGTGATAAACTAGCTATTTTAGCCTCTATTCAAGAAGATGGTATTTGGGATTGTACTTTATGTGGAAACTGTACTTTTGTATGCCCTCAGGCAATTGATCCAAAGATGGATATAACAAACCTTAGAATGAAATCAGCTCAAAGTGGTTTTGAAGATAAGAGTATGCAAAACTATAATAGTTTTAATAGTGGATTTGACCCAATGGGAGGTTTTAATCCCAATGGGTTTTAG
- a CDS encoding FAD-binding protein: MTTDILVIGSGGAGLTAALEAKVNNTRVTVVSKCYPTNSQTCQAQGGINAVLETTKNDSIEKFIEDTFTASKGIASKSNIKKMCQASKEIITWLDDIAVPFSKDERNSIAQRKFGGTKAKRTCYSSDYTGLKILHTLYDQCIKNKIEFLNEYFLLDFIKEDESIYGAVFLDIKTLDVIKIYAKNVILASGGYAGIYENNTTNSSFTTSEALVKAYKNEATLSNLEFVQFHPTAIEGTNTLISESARAEGAYLVDEEGNRFIDELKSRDEVSRAISEKLLNNEKVFLDLRHLDEKLINELLPQEKQLAKTFKDIDISKELLPIVSAAHYSMGGILCDENAKTSLKNLFVCGECAQGNVHGANRLGGNSLLEVIYLAKKAGNSAYQNLQSATIKEDIKTVDFEKSIEDILSNKNIINVSKEKKEFGERLFKALGVFKDEISMKTLLSYLEELEQKLKVSTIEDKSRVYNKSFIEFLEFKESVYMAKLIAKCALERKESRGAHFRTDFKEEKEEFAKISIVKYEKEQDIISYEDAV; encoded by the coding sequence ATGACAACAGATATACTTGTAATTGGTTCAGGAGGAGCTGGATTAACAGCTGCATTAGAAGCAAAAGTAAATAATACAAGAGTAACTGTAGTTTCTAAGTGTTATCCTACTAACTCACAAACTTGTCAAGCACAAGGTGGAATAAATGCTGTATTAGAAACTACTAAAAATGATTCAATAGAAAAGTTTATAGAAGATACTTTTACAGCTTCTAAAGGTATTGCAAGTAAAAGTAATATAAAAAAGATGTGCCAAGCATCAAAAGAGATAATTACTTGGCTAGATGACATAGCAGTACCATTTTCAAAAGATGAACGAAACAGTATAGCCCAAAGAAAATTTGGTGGAACAAAAGCTAAAAGAACCTGTTATAGCTCAGACTATACAGGTTTGAAAATCTTACATACACTTTATGACCAATGTATTAAAAATAAAATAGAGTTTCTAAATGAGTATTTTCTTTTAGATTTTATAAAAGAAGATGAGAGTATTTATGGGGCTGTATTTTTAGATATTAAAACATTGGATGTGATAAAGATTTATGCAAAGAACGTAATCTTAGCAAGTGGTGGTTATGCAGGAATCTATGAAAACAATACTACAAATTCAAGTTTTACTACCTCAGAAGCTTTAGTAAAAGCTTATAAAAATGAAGCAACTTTATCAAATCTAGAGTTTGTACAGTTTCACCCAACAGCTATAGAAGGAACAAATACTTTAATAAGTGAAAGTGCTAGAGCTGAAGGTGCTTATTTAGTTGATGAAGAAGGTAATCGATTTATTGATGAATTAAAATCAAGGGATGAAGTTTCAAGGGCTATAAGTGAAAAACTATTAAACAATGAAAAGGTCTTTTTAGATTTAAGACATCTTGATGAAAAACTAATAAATGAACTTCTTCCTCAGGAAAAACAACTTGCAAAAACATTTAAAGATATAGATATCTCAAAAGAGTTATTGCCTATAGTTAGTGCTGCTCATTATAGTATGGGTGGTATTTTATGTGATGAAAATGCAAAAACATCACTTAAAAACCTTTTTGTATGTGGAGAGTGTGCCCAAGGAAACGTACATGGAGCAAATAGGTTAGGTGGTAACTCTTTATTAGAAGTTATTTACTTAGCAAAAAAAGCTGGAAATAGTGCTTATCAAAACTTGCAAAGTGCAACTATAAAAGAAGATATCAAAACAGTAGATTTTGAAAAAAGTATAGAAGATATACTTTCAAATAAAAATATAATAAATGTCTCTAAAGAGAAAAAAGAGTTTGGAGAGAGACTTTTTAAAGCTCTTGGAGTATTTAAAGATGAAATTAGTATGAAAACTTTATTATCTTATTTAGAGGAGTTAGAGCAAAAATTAAAAGTCTCTACAATAGAAGATAAAAGTAGGGTATATAATAAAAGCTTTATTGAGTTCTTAGAGTTTAAAGAGTCTGTTTATATGGCAAAACTAATAGCTAAGTGTGCTTTAGAGAGAAAAGAGAGTAGAGGGGCACATTTTAGAACAGACTTTAAAGAAGAAAAAGAAGAGTTTGCAAAGATTAGTATTGTAAAGTATGAAAAAGAGCAAGATATTATTTCCTATGAAGACGCAGTATGA